The Leptospira noumeaensis genome includes the window ATTTTTCCGACAACCGAATAACTTTGTTTAGATTCCATTCTGGCAATTCCAGAAGAAATGTTTTTCATCTGTTCGAGAGATGAGAACTGAGCCATTTGTGCAATGAAGTCTTTGTCTTGCACTGGGTTTGTTGGATCTTGATGAGAAAGTTGAGTGAGAAGGAGTTTTAAAAAATCATCCTTTCCTAGTTCTTTTTGTTTCTCACGAATTTCGATTCCCTTTAAACCACTTGTTTCTTCTTTTTCTAACTGGTCCAAATGTTTACGAATATTAAAGGTTCTATCACCTTCAAAGTATTTGGTTCTAGCTGAATTTTGAGTCGATATATCTTGCATTCCGTCTGGCATGGGATCCTCTATTTTTCTATATTTGTTAGTGATTTATGCGAAAAATTCCAATGTTTTGGGTTCTTCAAAAATAGGAGAACCAAGTAAGTCTGATGATTCTTCTAAACCTAAATTGTTTTCTGAATTACGAAACTTTGCCGCATCCACCATAGTTTGGTAGAGTTCATTTTGTTCTTTGCGGTCTGTAAGACCACTTCCATCATCCCATAAATCAATGATGAGCGCTTGTAAGTCGAGACCGGAGTCTTTTAGGTTTTCTTTGATGGTTTGGATTTCGTTTTGTAGTGACTTTTGAAGTTCTTCTGACTCTACAAGGATTCGTCCTTCTACCTTATCCCCATCCACAGTGACTTTCAAAGTAAGCCTACCGTATTCTTTAGGATTCATTACGATCTCTGCACTGGACTTTCCATTTTGTACAATATCAAACCGCGCTTGTTTGATGAGTTCGTCGATATTTTGTTTAAGAACTGTTTCTTTTGGTTTCGCAGTTTTTTCTGCAGAACGAATCTCTTCTGCTTTTTGTATGGATCTTGATTCAAAAGAAGAAAATTGGAAACTTTGTTTCTGACCTTTCTCTTCAAAAGATCGACTACCCTCCTCTCCTGATTTCGTAGAGGAAGAAGAATTTTGAATGGTAGGTATACCTGAGGCCTCAGTCTGTTTTTGTTTTTCAGAAGGAGTTTGTGATTTCAAATCTTGTTTCTGGAATTCTTTATCTTTAATTCCAAGGGATCGAATCATTTTATCAGAGTTTAAACTTTGGTTGGATTTTTCTTGTTCGGCAGAAACTTCTCCCGATTCCGATCCATTTTTAGTTTGTTTATTTGGTTTTATTTTTCCATCAGTTTTACGAACAGAATGTTCGGTGGGAAGTTCTCTCCCTTCCACTTTCACTTCTTTCCCTTTGGCAAAGACCAAATCAGAAACCACAGAACCAGAATGGATGGCTTCTTTTTTGGAACCAATGGATTCTTGTTTTTCATTTCCTTTTTTAATTTCTAAGGCTTTTTTTTCTGCCTTTGGAAAAAGAACCAAATTAGAATCTTTTTCTACATTGATTTTCGATTGAAGAGGAGTAGATTCATTTGATTTGGAAACTTTTTCTGTTTGGAAAAAATGCATAGCCAACTTTTTTGCTTCATCCACAAAGGCAGTCCCTTCTTTAGGAGAATAAGCTGTGGTTTTTTCTGCTGATTTTTGTAACGAAAGTAATACAGTTTTTTCCTTAACTGTCATTTCATTCAGTTGGTTTGCAGGGATAAGTGATCTCTCCCAATCTGCATGAGTTGCCACAAGATCCAGGCTATACTCTAAAGCATCTCGATCCAAATCCTCTTCTTCTTCGGATTCCTCTGTTTCTTCAGAAGGAGTCGACTCTTTTGCAGCCTGAGTCTCAGAAACATTAGATGTAGAATTATTTAATCCTTGTTTGGTGGTATCTTCTGGGAGAGATACTTCTGAAGGAGAACTTGTTTCTTCTTTTTCTCGCCCGATGGTTTTGTATTCAGAGCCAGTTTGTTTTTTTTCTGAATGCACTTGGAATTCTCGTTCCAAAATTTCCCCAAAACTTTCCCGAACCGCCATCATCGAATGGTTTTCTGTTCCATTCGGCTTGGAAGACTTCCCATCAACTTGAGGGAATTGGATTACGTTTTGGTTTGGGGCTTTTACGTTCATAGGGTGCCTTCTCCCTTAAGGATCGAACTTCCCCAGATTTCCTTGAGAGAATTATCTTCTTCCTTTTCCGGTTTATGTCTTGGTGTGGGAAAAAGGCAGGTTTTACGAAATAAATTTCGCTTGACAAATATTCACTAAATTAGAGGATGAGTTTGTTTTATTAAACAAAAGGGCGCAAAAATGAAAAAGTATACCCATATTTCGAACCTAAAATCAACAATTTCTGTCATATTGTGCATTTTCTTGAGTGTGATGAGCTTCTCTTCACTCGCAAGCGAAGGCACTTTCCTCCATGTGTCCTTTGACCCTACAAGAGAATTGTATGAGGAAATCAACAAAGCTTTCTTAAAAGAATGGAAGGCCAAAAAAGGAAGCGAATTTGCCATCCAACAATCGCATGGAGGATCCGGGAAACAAGCACGTGCTGTAATCGATGGACTTGACGCTGACGTAGTGAGCCTTGCTCTTTCTTACGACATCGACAGCATCTCCACCAAATCAGGGTTAATTGATGCAAATTGGCAAAAAAAACTGCCAAACAATAGTGTTCCTTACTACTCAACGATTGTATTTTTAGTCCGTAAATCCAATCCGAAAAAAATCAAAGATTGGGATGACATTGTAAAACCAGGAGTTTCTATCATCACTCCTAACCCAAAAACCAGTGGTGGCGCTCGTTGGAATTATTTGGCAGCTTACGGATTTGCAAAACGCAAATACAAATCGGATGAAAAAGCAACAGAGTTTGTCAAAGCACTTTTCAAAAATACATCAGTTCTTGATACAGGAGCCCGCGGGTCAACAACGACTTTTGTCCAAAGAGGAATTGGTGATGTTCTCATCACTTGGGAAAATGAAGCCAAACTTTCTTTAGATGAAGAAAAAAGATCTGGTAAAAACACTTTAGAAGTGGTGTATCCATCTGAATCCATCAAAGCAGAAACTCCTGTTGCTGTAGTTACAAAAACTGCTACAGAAAAAGGCAATTTGGAAAAGGCAACTTCCTACTTAGAGTTTCTTTATACAAAAGAAGGACAATCGATCATCGCAAAACATTTTTTTAGACCGACTGATAAGGCGGTTGCAAAATCTTCTGCAAAAGAATTTCCCAACATTAAATTATTTTCCCTATCCGATTTAGGGGAAACTTGGGAATCTGCTCAGAAAAAACATTTTGCAGATGCAGGTGTCTTTGATGCCATCTACAAAACCCCTTAAAATATGCTTATAGAAACCCGGCCGTATAAAAAACTACATTTTGGAATCAGTTTAGGACTGACTGTCTTTTATTCGTCCGCGGTTGTTGTCATCCCACTTCTAGGACTTTTTTTCCATTCCCTGGGGATTGGAGTTTCAGGGATCTTAGAAGTGTTTGCCGATGAAAGAATTCGTTCCGCACTCTTTTTAAGTTTCAGTGTGGGTTTTATTTCTGCCATCATCAATCTCTTTGTTGGATTTTTATTCGCTTGGGTTCTTGTCCGTTACAACTTTCCTTTTAAAAAATTACTCGATACCTTAATCGACTTACCTTTCACCTTACCCACTGCGGTGGCTGGAATTGCTCTCACAACAATTTATTCTCAAAATGGAATCATTGGATCCTACTTTGAACAGTGGGGAATCAAAATTGCTTACACTCCGATTGGAATTGTGATCGCTCTTGTTTTTATTGGTTTTCCTTTTGTCGTACGAACTGTGCAACCTGTGATTGAAGAATTACCAAAGGAACTAGAAGAAAGCGCCCGTTGTCTTGGTGCGACACCTTTCCAAACTTTTTATAAAGTTTTACTTCCCGAACTTTGGCCTTCCCTACTTGCCGGAACAGGAATGGCTTTTGCCAGAAGTATTGGCGAATATGGATCTGTTGTTTTTATTTCCGGAAACATTCCAGGAAAAACAGAAATCCTTCCTCTTCTCATTGTCACCAAACTAGAACAGTACGAATACGAAAAAGCAACTTCCATTGCTCTTGTGATGTTACTCACATCTTTTGTTTTTATGTTTCTAATCAATTTACTCCAAGAACGGGCATCCAAAAAGTTATCATGAAAACTAAAATTTTACCCATTTTCCTGGTGATTTTGGCTTATTTTTTTGCTGGGATCATTTTGATTTTGCCCATTTACACTGTGTTTTCCGAAGCATTTTCAGAAGGTTATACAAAGTATATCGAATCCATTACCGGCGAATATGCTCTTTTTGCAATTGGCCTCACCATTAAAGTATCAGTTGTCTCTGTCATACTCAATACAATCTTTGGTGTGACAGCAGCCTTTACCATCACTAGGTTTCAATTCCCTGGGAAAAATGTTTTAGTCACCATCATCGACTCTCCCTTCGCAGTTTCTCCTGTCGTTTCTGGTCTTATCTTTTTATTGTTATTCGGGAGACAAGGTTACTTTGGTGATTTTCTTTCAACACATGGGATCAAAATTGTTTTTAATACACCGGGCCTTATCCTTGCCACCGTATTCATTACCTTTCCCTTTGTGGCACGGGAACTTGTTCCTTTAATGCAAAGCCAAGGAAGAGAGGAAGAAGAAGCTGGGATGTTACTTGGTGCCAGTTTTTTTCAACTTTTAAAACGAGTGATCCTTCCCAATATCAAATGGGGTTTGTTATATGGAATCATTCTTTGTAATGCAAGGGCTATGGGTGAGTTTGGAGCCGTGTCTGTTCTTAGTGGGCATATTCGCGGAAAAACAACCACCTTACCACTCCATATTGAAATGTTATACAATGAATTTGATTCCGTGGGTGCCTTTTCCTGTGCCACCTTACTTGTGTTTCTCTCTCTACTCACACTTATCTTTAAATTGATTTTGGAAAAACGAACTGCGAGCAAGAAAAATGCCGATTGAAATAAATAACGTTAATAAAACCTTTGGGTCGTTCACCGCTCTAAAAGAAGTCAACCTCTCCATTCCTGATGGAGAACTTGTGGCGCTCCTTGGTCCATCGGGATCAGGAAAAACCACTTTACTCCGAATCATCGCAGGCCTCGAAGAACCTTCGTCAGGGAAGGTAGAGTTTGTAGGAGAAAACCTTTCCAAATCCAAAATTCAAAATGGAGAAGTGGGTTTTGTTTTCCAACATTATGCCCTCTTTCGCCACATGACCATTGCTGAAAACATAGCCTTTGGTTTGGAAGTCAGACCAAAAAACCTGCGACCTTCGAAAAAAGAAATTGGGGAAAAAGTTTCGAAACTCC containing:
- a CDS encoding sulfate ABC transporter substrate-binding protein gives rise to the protein MKKYTHISNLKSTISVILCIFLSVMSFSSLASEGTFLHVSFDPTRELYEEINKAFLKEWKAKKGSEFAIQQSHGGSGKQARAVIDGLDADVVSLALSYDIDSISTKSGLIDANWQKKLPNNSVPYYSTIVFLVRKSNPKKIKDWDDIVKPGVSIITPNPKTSGGARWNYLAAYGFAKRKYKSDEKATEFVKALFKNTSVLDTGARGSTTTFVQRGIGDVLITWENEAKLSLDEEKRSGKNTLEVVYPSESIKAETPVAVVTKTATEKGNLEKATSYLEFLYTKEGQSIIAKHFFRPTDKAVAKSSAKEFPNIKLFSLSDLGETWESAQKKHFADAGVFDAIYKTP
- the cysW gene encoding sulfate ABC transporter permease subunit CysW, which encodes MKTKILPIFLVILAYFFAGIILILPIYTVFSEAFSEGYTKYIESITGEYALFAIGLTIKVSVVSVILNTIFGVTAAFTITRFQFPGKNVLVTIIDSPFAVSPVVSGLIFLLLFGRQGYFGDFLSTHGIKIVFNTPGLILATVFITFPFVARELVPLMQSQGREEEEAGMLLGASFFQLLKRVILPNIKWGLLYGIILCNARAMGEFGAVSVLSGHIRGKTTTLPLHIEMLYNEFDSVGAFSCATLLVFLSLLTLIFKLILEKRTASKKNAD
- the cysT gene encoding sulfate ABC transporter permease subunit CysT; translation: MLIETRPYKKLHFGISLGLTVFYSSAVVVIPLLGLFFHSLGIGVSGILEVFADERIRSALFLSFSVGFISAIINLFVGFLFAWVLVRYNFPFKKLLDTLIDLPFTLPTAVAGIALTTIYSQNGIIGSYFEQWGIKIAYTPIGIVIALVFIGFPFVVRTVQPVIEELPKELEESARCLGATPFQTFYKVLLPELWPSLLAGTGMAFARSIGEYGSVVFISGNIPGKTEILPLLIVTKLEQYEYEKATSIALVMLLTSFVFMFLINLLQERASKKLS
- a CDS encoding flagellar hook-length control protein FliK; the encoded protein is MNVKAPNQNVIQFPQVDGKSSKPNGTENHSMMAVRESFGEILEREFQVHSEKKQTGSEYKTIGREKEETSSPSEVSLPEDTTKQGLNNSTSNVSETQAAKESTPSEETEESEEEEDLDRDALEYSLDLVATHADWERSLIPANQLNEMTVKEKTVLLSLQKSAEKTTAYSPKEGTAFVDEAKKLAMHFFQTEKVSKSNESTPLQSKINVEKDSNLVLFPKAEKKALEIKKGNEKQESIGSKKEAIHSGSVVSDLVFAKGKEVKVEGRELPTEHSVRKTDGKIKPNKQTKNGSESGEVSAEQEKSNQSLNSDKMIRSLGIKDKEFQKQDLKSQTPSEKQKQTEASGIPTIQNSSSSTKSGEEGSRSFEEKGQKQSFQFSSFESRSIQKAEEIRSAEKTAKPKETVLKQNIDELIKQARFDIVQNGKSSAEIVMNPKEYGRLTLKVTVDGDKVEGRILVESEELQKSLQNEIQTIKENLKDSGLDLQALIIDLWDDGSGLTDRKEQNELYQTMVDAAKFRNSENNLGLEESSDLLGSPIFEEPKTLEFFA